A region of Massilia sp. WG5 DNA encodes the following proteins:
- a CDS encoding haloacid dehalogenase type II translates to MSLFRPKYITFDCYGTLTRFRMADMTRAIFADRIPADQMDEFVMLFASYRFDEVLDQWKPYEDVVKNAIRRACARWGVPVSDAEAQSYYDAVPTWGPHPDVPEPLAKVAKEFPLVIYSNAANAQIMRNVELLGAPFHKVFTAETAKIYKPRLAAFEYMIDNLDCNPDDILHVSSSLRYDLMPARSLGIKNKVFVNRGHDLARGDYGYAEIPDLSGLPGLVGL, encoded by the coding sequence ATGAGCCTCTTCCGCCCCAAGTACATCACCTTCGACTGCTATGGCACGCTGACGCGCTTCCGCATGGCAGACATGACGCGCGCCATTTTCGCCGACCGTATCCCGGCCGACCAGATGGACGAATTCGTGATGTTGTTCGCGTCCTACCGCTTCGACGAAGTGCTCGACCAGTGGAAGCCCTACGAGGACGTGGTCAAGAACGCGATTCGCCGCGCCTGCGCCCGCTGGGGCGTGCCCGTCAGCGACGCGGAAGCGCAAAGCTACTATGACGCGGTACCGACCTGGGGCCCGCACCCGGACGTGCCGGAGCCGCTGGCCAAAGTCGCCAAGGAATTCCCGCTGGTGATCTATTCGAACGCGGCCAACGCGCAGATCATGCGCAATGTCGAATTGCTGGGTGCGCCATTCCACAAGGTGTTTACTGCGGAAACCGCCAAGATCTACAAGCCGCGCCTGGCCGCCTTCGAATACATGATCGACAACCTGGACTGCAATCCGGACGACATCCTGCACGTGTCCTCCAGCCTGCGCTACGACCTGATGCCGGCGCGCAGCCTGGGTATCAAGAACAAGGTATTCGTCAACCGCGGCCACGACCTCGCGCGGGGCGACTACGGCTACGCCGAGATCCCCGACCTGTCGGGCCTGCCCGGACTGGTCGGCCTGTAG
- a CDS encoding DSD1 family PLP-dependent enzyme: MAETPVLLLDRQRMERNIARMRGHLSALGVRMRPHVKTNKCLEVARRIAGAESGPITVSTLREAQFFLQHGFTDILYAVAIAPNKFAQAARLMRMGASLTLILDSMETATQLADHAIAEGLGFDVLLEIDCDGHRSGLAPDSPLIVAIAMELRRGGIELKGVMTHAGKSYNSKSVAEIKACARQERDAVLLAAKTLRETGFAAPVVSVGSTPTALFAEDLSGVTEVRAGVFVFFDLVMAGLGVCELDDIAVSVLTTVIGHQAEKGWTIVDAGWMALSRDRGTASQAVDQGYGVVCDVHGVPSPDMIVVAANQEHGIVAARDGGVSGAALPIGTQLRILPNHACATAAQHAGYHVTGGEGPEAYWPRFGGW; this comes from the coding sequence ATGGCCGAGACACCCGTGCTGTTGCTGGATCGTCAGCGGATGGAGCGCAATATCGCAAGGATGCGCGGCCACCTGTCCGCGCTCGGCGTACGGATGCGGCCACACGTCAAGACCAACAAATGCCTGGAGGTGGCGCGCCGCATCGCCGGCGCGGAAAGCGGTCCGATCACGGTGTCGACCCTGCGCGAGGCGCAGTTCTTCCTCCAGCATGGCTTCACCGACATCCTGTACGCGGTGGCGATCGCGCCGAACAAATTTGCGCAGGCTGCCCGGCTCATGCGGATGGGGGCGTCGCTGACGCTGATTCTCGACTCGATGGAGACCGCCACGCAACTGGCCGACCATGCGATCGCGGAAGGACTGGGCTTCGACGTGCTCCTGGAGATCGACTGCGACGGCCACCGTTCCGGCCTGGCGCCGGACTCCCCGCTGATCGTGGCGATCGCCATGGAGCTGCGCCGCGGCGGGATCGAGCTCAAGGGGGTGATGACGCATGCCGGGAAGTCCTACAACAGCAAGAGCGTCGCCGAGATCAAGGCCTGCGCCCGCCAGGAACGCGATGCGGTGCTGCTGGCGGCGAAGACCCTGCGGGAAACCGGCTTCGCCGCACCGGTGGTCAGCGTCGGCTCGACGCCGACTGCGTTGTTCGCCGAGGACTTGAGCGGCGTGACCGAAGTCAGGGCCGGCGTCTTCGTCTTCTTCGACCTGGTGATGGCGGGCCTAGGCGTATGCGAGTTGGACGATATCGCCGTCTCGGTATTGACCACGGTGATCGGACACCAGGCGGAGAAAGGCTGGACCATCGTCGACGCCGGCTGGATGGCGCTGTCGCGCGACCGCGGCACTGCCTCGCAGGCGGTCGACCAGGGCTATGGTGTCGTGTGCGACGTCCATGGCGTGCCCTCGCCGGACATGATCGTGGTCGCCGCCAACCAGGAGCATGGCATCGTGGCGGCGCGTGACGGCGGCGTTTCCGGCGCGGCGCTGCCGATCGGCACCCAGCTGCGCATCCTTCCCAACCATGCCTGCGCCACGGCCGCACAGCACGCCGGTTACCATGTGACCGGTGGCGAGGGGCCGGAAGCGTATTGGCCACGCTTCGGAGGCTGGTGA
- a CDS encoding sulfite exporter TauE/SafE family protein: MLTSLMLGLAVGLILALTGAGGGILAVPLLVFGTHIGVAQAGPIGLMAVGMAAALGAILGLRAGLVRYRAAALIALTGMLLSPAGLWIAHRIDNRWLSVLFALVLLYVAFNTFRKARGRKSAAAEGQLRRPVCVRSPGTGRFIWTRPCARALTLSGSAAGLLSGLLGVGGGFVMVPALQRYTDLAMQSAVATSLAVIALISMAGVASSAAAGALAWGIALPFSAGALAGMLGGRRLSARLSGIHLQTAFGAVSALVALGMIAKALL; encoded by the coding sequence ATGCTGACTTCGCTGATGCTCGGCCTCGCGGTCGGCCTGATCCTGGCGCTCACCGGCGCCGGCGGCGGCATCCTCGCCGTGCCGCTGCTGGTGTTCGGCACGCATATCGGGGTCGCGCAAGCCGGCCCGATCGGCCTGATGGCGGTCGGCATGGCCGCCGCGCTCGGCGCCATCCTCGGCCTGCGCGCAGGGCTGGTGCGCTACCGCGCGGCGGCGCTGATTGCGCTGACCGGCATGCTGCTCTCGCCCGCCGGCCTGTGGATCGCACACCGGATCGACAACCGCTGGCTCAGCGTGCTGTTCGCGCTGGTGCTGCTGTACGTTGCGTTCAACACCTTCCGCAAGGCGCGCGGCCGCAAGTCCGCCGCGGCGGAAGGCCAGCTGCGGCGGCCGGTATGCGTGCGCTCCCCCGGTACCGGCCGCTTCATCTGGACCCGTCCGTGCGCCCGGGCGCTCACCCTGTCCGGCTCGGCTGCCGGCCTGCTGTCCGGCCTGCTGGGCGTGGGCGGCGGCTTCGTGATGGTGCCGGCGCTGCAGCGCTACACCGACCTGGCGATGCAATCCGCGGTGGCGACCTCGCTGGCCGTGATCGCGCTGATCTCGATGGCCGGCGTCGCCAGCAGCGCGGCGGCCGGCGCGCTCGCGTGGGGCATCGCCCTGCCCTTCTCGGCCGGCGCGCTGGCCGGCATGCTGGGTGGCCGCAGGCTGTCGGCACGCCTGTCCGGCATCCACCTGCAGACGGCATTCGGTGCCGTGTCCGCCCTCGTGGCCCTCGGCATGATCGCCAAGGCCTTGCTGTAA
- a CDS encoding M14 family metallopeptidase: MTTTRTAAGRAELDAYPVEFDFPDIRPYAEGNTGIPYVFTFDSGVPGKHVMITSLTHGNEVSGAIAVKAMLDAGLRPRRGRLTLAFGNVDAYHSFDPARPDASRFVDQDMNRVWQAATLDDPALDSSELRRARALRPVVDSVDYLLDLHSMHERSAPLTVCGPLDKGIRMALELGTPAHIISDAGHPEGCRLRDYGAFGDPASPKNALLIETGQHWEYGALAVARDYCMRFLLLCGAIDAGQVPDGWLQPLPKRQQVIEVTAPVVAHGADFRFTGPYTGLETFAEAGSLIGWDQGIPVHTPYADCVLVMPSLRQVRPGVTVVRFGREYKTS, from the coding sequence ATGACGACTACCCGAACCGCAGCCGGACGCGCCGAACTGGACGCCTACCCGGTCGAATTCGACTTTCCCGATATCCGTCCCTATGCGGAAGGGAACACGGGCATCCCGTATGTGTTCACTTTCGACAGCGGCGTGCCGGGCAAGCACGTGATGATCACTTCGCTCACGCACGGTAACGAAGTGTCGGGTGCGATCGCCGTCAAGGCCATGCTCGATGCCGGCTTGCGGCCCCGCCGCGGCCGCCTCACGCTGGCCTTCGGCAATGTCGACGCCTATCACAGCTTCGATCCGGCCAGGCCGGATGCATCGCGCTTCGTCGACCAGGACATGAATCGCGTATGGCAGGCCGCCACGCTGGACGATCCCGCTCTCGATTCATCCGAACTGCGCCGCGCGCGCGCCTTGCGGCCGGTGGTCGACAGCGTCGACTACCTGCTCGACCTGCATTCGATGCACGAGCGCAGCGCGCCGCTGACGGTCTGCGGTCCACTGGACAAAGGCATCCGGATGGCGCTGGAATTGGGTACGCCCGCGCATATCATCAGCGATGCGGGTCATCCGGAGGGCTGCCGTCTGCGCGATTACGGCGCCTTCGGCGATCCGGCCAGTCCGAAGAACGCGCTCCTGATCGAAACCGGCCAGCATTGGGAATACGGCGCGCTGGCGGTGGCCAGGGATTACTGCATGCGCTTCCTGCTGTTGTGCGGCGCGATCGACGCCGGGCAGGTGCCGGACGGCTGGCTCCAGCCGCTGCCGAAGCGGCAACAGGTAATCGAAGTGACGGCGCCCGTGGTGGCGCATGGCGCGGATTTCCGTTTCACCGGCCCCTACACCGGACTGGAGACCTTTGCCGAGGCCGGCAGCCTGATCGGCTGGGACCAGGGAATACCGGTGCATACCCCGTATGCCGACTGCGTGCTGGTGATGCCGTCCCTGCGCCAGGTGCGCCCCGGCGTCACCGTCGTGCGCTTCGGGCGCGAATACAAAACCAGCTGA
- a CDS encoding helix-turn-helix transcriptional regulator, producing the protein MQAAAARACALLKALGNADRLLLLCQLTQGEFCVSDLETILGIQQPTLSQQLGVLREEKLVNTRREGKQIYYSLASKEAIAVMDVLYQQFCVNT; encoded by the coding sequence ATGCAGGCTGCCGCCGCGCGCGCCTGCGCACTGTTGAAGGCCCTCGGCAACGCCGACCGCCTGCTGTTGCTGTGCCAGCTGACGCAAGGCGAATTCTGCGTCAGCGACCTCGAGACCATCCTCGGGATCCAGCAGCCGACGCTGTCCCAGCAACTCGGTGTGCTGCGCGAGGAAAAACTGGTGAACACCCGGCGCGAGGGAAAGCAGATCTACTACAGCCTGGCCAGCAAGGAAGCGATCGCCGTGATGGACGTCCTTTATCAACAATTCTGTGTCAACACCTGA
- a CDS encoding RidA family protein — protein MKTVSSPHAPAPAGHYSQATIAAGLVFVSGQLPLHPASKEIPEGIEAQLVQALNNVEQILLAAGSSLEKLVSVQLFITDVGLWPEVNRVYSQFMGSSRPARTIVPVGPLHYGALVEINAIAEIADHAQ, from the coding sequence ATGAAGACGGTCTCGTCCCCCCATGCACCCGCCCCCGCCGGGCATTATTCGCAAGCGACCATCGCGGCCGGGCTGGTATTCGTATCGGGCCAGTTGCCTCTGCACCCTGCGTCGAAGGAGATCCCGGAGGGTATCGAGGCGCAACTGGTCCAGGCCCTGAACAACGTCGAGCAGATCCTGCTTGCCGCCGGCTCCTCGTTGGAAAAGCTGGTCAGCGTTCAGCTGTTCATCACGGACGTCGGCCTGTGGCCCGAGGTCAACCGCGTCTACTCGCAATTCATGGGCTCGAGCAGGCCGGCGCGCACCATCGTTCCAGTGGGGCCTCTCCATTACGGGGCCCTGGTCGAAATCAACGCGATCGCCGAAATCGCGGATCACGCTCAATGA
- a CDS encoding class I SAM-dependent methyltransferase: MMASGNFDDAARIWNERFSGPEFVFGIQPNTYLARQAHLLGPGRRALAVADGEGRNSVWLARQGLQVDAFDISSVGVDKARRLAQEAGVDVNYQVSDCEAWQWEEGAYDLVAAIFIQFAGPSMRSRLFARMREALRPGGLLILQGYTPKQLEFGTGGPGILDNLYTEELLRTEFASLELLELRAYEAVLQEGARHAGPSALIGMVARRP, translated from the coding sequence ATGATGGCGAGTGGGAACTTCGACGACGCAGCCAGGATCTGGAACGAACGCTTCAGTGGACCGGAATTCGTGTTCGGCATCCAGCCCAACACCTACCTCGCCAGGCAGGCGCACCTGCTCGGGCCGGGCCGGCGCGCGCTGGCGGTGGCCGACGGCGAAGGGCGCAACAGCGTCTGGCTCGCCAGGCAAGGCCTGCAGGTGGACGCATTCGATATTTCTTCCGTCGGTGTGGACAAGGCCCGCAGGCTCGCGCAGGAGGCCGGCGTCGACGTCAACTACCAGGTGAGCGATTGCGAGGCCTGGCAGTGGGAAGAAGGCGCCTACGACCTCGTGGCCGCCATCTTCATCCAGTTCGCCGGCCCCTCGATGCGCAGCCGCCTGTTTGCGCGGATGCGCGAAGCGCTCAGGCCGGGCGGCCTGCTGATCCTGCAGGGCTATACGCCGAAACAGCTTGAATTCGGCACCGGCGGTCCCGGAATCCTCGACAACCTGTACACGGAAGAACTGCTGCGCACGGAGTTCGCGTCGCTGGAACTGCTCGAATTGCGGGCGTATGAAGCGGTCTTGCAGGAAGGCGCCCGCCACGCCGGCCCTTCGGCGCTCATCGGCATGGTGGCGCGCCGGCCATAG
- a CDS encoding aldehyde dehydrogenase yields MYDFDPSAVRVPNGHFIDGRLVPGYGNTIVVRRPTDNAVCAELPLADADTVDQAVQNAAQAYATTDWSTGAPRSRARLLRRWADLIEANRVALGQLEALSSTRPVKDAIEIDIPYAADCIRFFAEFADKLGGEIAATRADHLGMVTSEPYGVVAAISPWNFPITQAITKIAPALAAGNAVVLKPSEMTPFSALALAELAIEAGIPRGIFNIVQGTGAVTGDLLCRHPAIGKISFTGSTRTGEAIMTASAQSGIKPVTLELGGKSPQLVFADVPDIDRVARAVAGSILNNAGQVCVAGSRLIVQRSVEVQLLERIIDLTRAIRPGPTWASGTTYSPVISHPQMARIDGIVKRAIAGGAGALIGGAPLSTGEEGAYYQPTILSGLEAGAEAIREEIFGPVLTVQSFDDEEEGLALTDHDYGLAAGVYTGDISRALRARRRIQAGTIWVNRYGRSADFIVPTGGFNHSGIGKDLGRQAVEANLRHKSTLIAFDA; encoded by the coding sequence ATGTATGATTTCGACCCCAGTGCAGTTCGAGTCCCCAACGGCCATTTCATCGATGGCCGCTTGGTCCCGGGATACGGGAACACCATCGTCGTGCGGCGCCCGACCGACAATGCCGTCTGTGCGGAATTGCCGCTTGCAGATGCCGACACCGTCGACCAGGCGGTCCAGAATGCCGCGCAGGCGTATGCGACGACGGACTGGAGTACCGGCGCTCCCAGGAGCCGCGCCCGCCTGCTGCGGCGCTGGGCCGACCTGATCGAAGCCAACAGGGTGGCGCTCGGCCAGCTGGAGGCCCTGAGCTCGACCCGTCCCGTCAAGGACGCGATCGAGATCGACATCCCCTATGCGGCCGACTGCATCCGTTTCTTTGCCGAGTTCGCGGACAAGCTCGGCGGCGAGATCGCCGCCACGCGCGCCGACCACCTCGGGATGGTGACCTCCGAGCCCTACGGCGTCGTGGCGGCCATCTCGCCGTGGAACTTCCCGATCACCCAGGCCATCACCAAGATCGCGCCGGCGCTTGCCGCGGGCAATGCCGTCGTCCTGAAACCGTCGGAGATGACCCCGTTCAGCGCACTCGCCCTGGCGGAGCTGGCTATCGAAGCGGGAATCCCGAGGGGCATCTTCAATATTGTCCAGGGCACCGGCGCGGTGACGGGCGACCTGCTTTGCCGGCATCCGGCGATCGGAAAGATTTCGTTCACGGGATCGACCCGTACGGGCGAGGCGATCATGACGGCCAGCGCCCAGAGCGGCATCAAGCCGGTCACGCTGGAACTTGGCGGCAAGAGTCCGCAGCTGGTGTTTGCCGACGTGCCGGACATCGACCGGGTCGCGCGCGCGGTGGCCGGCTCGATCCTGAACAACGCCGGCCAGGTCTGCGTGGCCGGATCCCGGCTCATCGTCCAGCGCAGCGTCGAAGTGCAGCTGCTCGAACGGATCATCGACCTGACCAGGGCGATCCGTCCCGGCCCGACCTGGGCGTCGGGCACCACCTATTCGCCCGTGATTTCCCACCCGCAGATGGCGCGTATCGACGGCATCGTCAAGCGCGCCATCGCGGGCGGCGCCGGCGCCCTGATCGGCGGCGCGCCGCTGAGCACCGGGGAAGAGGGCGCCTATTACCAGCCGACGATCCTGTCGGGCCTGGAGGCAGGGGCCGAGGCCATACGCGAAGAAATCTTCGGCCCGGTGCTGACGGTGCAGAGTTTCGACGACGAGGAAGAGGGCCTGGCGCTCACGGACCACGACTACGGCCTGGCCGCGGGCGTCTACACCGGCGACATCAGCCGCGCCCTGCGCGCGCGCCGGCGCATCCAGGCCGGAACGATCTGGGTGAACAGGTATGGCCGCAGCGCCGACTTCATCGTCCCGACCGGAGGCTTCAATCACTCCGGGATCGGCAAGGACCTGGGCCGCCAGGCCGTGGAAGCCAACCTGCGTCACAAGAGCACGCTCATCGCCTTCGATGCATGA
- a CDS encoding DUF1624 domain-containing protein, with protein sequence MRISNPRQAIIGHGGQAATATEQAPAAKAVRTRIATIDVMRGLIMLIMLFDHVREAIYLHVALTDPLTVTSTEPMLFFTRVSAHFCAPLFVFLSGLSAWLYAHPAAGPRDATGFLVKRGLLLVLLELTVVDTAWSGFPPPALYLQVIWVTGLAMVVLGLVHRLPMKWLLTAGLVIVCGHNALTWIRFEPGTVAYSAWTLLLHRGPLWSFGSFQVKVTYPLLPWIGVILLGYAAGPLYARAMDPARRKQLMTVIGIGSLAALGVLRGFNIYGEALPWVHAETALQTLMSFVNFTKYPPSLDFLLFTLGIGMLVMSRLESVDNWFTRVCATFGSVPMFYYLFHLYLLLALQNALVWLLGANHGSRFGVDHYWYVWLMSFALMPLLYLPCRAFSSYKRRSTRAWVRYF encoded by the coding sequence ATGCGCATTTCGAATCCCCGGCAGGCCATCATCGGACACGGCGGGCAGGCCGCGACAGCCACCGAACAGGCCCCGGCCGCAAAGGCCGTGCGGACCCGTATCGCGACGATCGACGTGATGCGTGGCCTGATCATGTTGATCATGTTGTTCGACCATGTGCGCGAGGCGATCTACCTCCATGTGGCGCTGACGGACCCCTTGACGGTCACGTCCACCGAGCCGATGTTATTCTTTACCCGCGTATCGGCGCATTTCTGCGCGCCCCTGTTCGTGTTCCTGAGCGGGCTGTCGGCCTGGCTGTACGCGCATCCCGCGGCCGGGCCGCGCGACGCCACCGGCTTCCTGGTAAAACGCGGGCTGTTGCTGGTGCTGCTCGAGCTGACGGTGGTCGATACCGCCTGGTCCGGTTTCCCGCCGCCGGCGCTCTACCTGCAGGTCATCTGGGTGACCGGCCTGGCGATGGTCGTCCTCGGACTGGTGCATCGACTCCCGATGAAATGGCTGTTGACGGCGGGACTGGTGATCGTCTGCGGGCACAACGCGCTGACTTGGATCCGCTTCGAGCCCGGGACTGTCGCTTACTCGGCCTGGACACTACTGCTGCACCGGGGCCCGCTGTGGAGCTTCGGCAGCTTCCAGGTCAAGGTAACCTATCCGCTCCTGCCATGGATCGGTGTCATCCTGCTGGGTTACGCGGCCGGCCCGCTGTACGCCCGCGCGATGGACCCGGCGCGTCGCAAGCAGCTGATGACGGTCATCGGTATCGGTTCGCTCGCCGCGCTTGGCGTACTGCGCGGCTTCAATATCTACGGCGAGGCGCTGCCGTGGGTGCATGCCGAGACCGCATTGCAAACCCTGATGTCCTTCGTGAATTTCACCAAATACCCGCCATCGCTGGATTTCTTGCTGTTCACGCTGGGTATCGGCATGCTGGTCATGAGCAGGCTGGAGTCGGTCGACAACTGGTTTACCCGCGTCTGCGCCACCTTCGGCAGCGTGCCCATGTTCTATTACCTGTTTCACCTCTATCTCTTGCTGGCGCTGCAAAACGCGCTGGTATGGCTCCTCGGGGCGAACCATGGCAGCCGCTTCGGCGTCGACCATTACTGGTATGTGTGGCTGATGTCGTTCGCACTGATGCCGCTGCTCTACCTGCCATGCCGCGCCTTCTCGTCCTACAAACGGCGCTCGACACGGGCCTGGGTACGTTACTTCTAG
- a CDS encoding cupin domain-containing protein, protein MTKLLVPFELEKLGAPREFRPPAERVIEGDILCRNWDVDSAKDGLVRAGVFESTPGTNRSIKGETWEFCAILSGVAEITEDGQPPMIVKAGDHFIMKPGYKGTWRTIETVRKIWVVA, encoded by the coding sequence ATGACCAAGCTGCTCGTACCCTTCGAACTCGAAAAACTGGGAGCCCCGCGCGAATTCCGGCCGCCGGCCGAGCGTGTCATCGAAGGCGACATCCTGTGCCGCAACTGGGACGTCGACAGCGCCAAGGATGGCCTGGTGCGCGCGGGCGTGTTCGAGTCGACTCCCGGGACCAACCGCTCGATCAAGGGCGAGACCTGGGAATTTTGCGCGATCCTGTCCGGCGTCGCCGAGATCACCGAAGACGGTCAGCCGCCGATGATCGTGAAGGCGGGCGACCATTTCATCATGAAGCCGGGCTATAAAGGCACCTGGCGCACGATCGAAACCGTCCGGAAAATCTGGGTCGTCGCGTAG
- a CDS encoding DUF302 domain-containing protein translates to MNQQYGYGKTVQRGFDEAIADVTAALQQEGFGVLSDIDVAATLKKKIGADMPPYRILGACNPPLAQRAIAAEPAIGLLLPCNVVVRQDASGAVHVEVMNTETILQLVDKPEITALATEVRERLDRVLAAL, encoded by the coding sequence ATGAACCAGCAATACGGCTATGGCAAGACAGTGCAGCGCGGCTTCGACGAGGCAATCGCCGACGTCACCGCTGCCCTGCAGCAGGAAGGCTTCGGCGTCCTCAGCGACATCGACGTCGCCGCGACCCTGAAGAAAAAGATCGGCGCCGACATGCCGCCTTACCGGATACTGGGCGCCTGCAACCCGCCGCTGGCGCAGCGGGCGATCGCGGCCGAGCCCGCGATCGGCCTGCTCCTGCCCTGCAATGTCGTGGTCCGGCAGGATGCCTCCGGTGCGGTGCACGTCGAGGTCATGAATACGGAGACCATCCTGCAACTGGTCGACAAGCCGGAAATCACAGCGCTGGCCACGGAGGTTCGCGAACGGCTCGACCGGGTGCTGGCGGCGCTCTGA
- a CDS encoding LysR family transcriptional regulator, with protein sequence MKESGDLRFLLVLREHSSLLAAARSLGLTPSAVSQRLQQIERGLDVHLVDRSSRKLRFTEEGELLCNQGVGVIEQFDTLLEEVRSRRGGMAGTLKINAPLGFGRRYIAAAAAEYQQLHPEVDVVLTLSDQPLTEIGDRFDVGIHIGELALSNLIAYKIAPNSRLVCAAPALLRRVGIPDEPEQLAHLPCLALRENNEDGTLWHFRRGRVARSVRIQPKLVCNDGDVVHQWAREGRGIIVRSEWDVAADIASGSLVRLLPAFKLSDANVIALTHARKGLPLRTRSFMKFLQERFQPLPPWRSA encoded by the coding sequence ATGAAAGAATCCGGCGACCTGCGCTTCCTGTTGGTCCTCCGCGAGCATTCGAGCCTGTTGGCGGCAGCCCGCAGCCTGGGCTTGACGCCTTCCGCCGTGAGCCAGCGCCTGCAGCAGATCGAACGCGGGCTGGATGTGCACCTGGTCGACCGGAGTTCGCGCAAGCTGCGCTTCACGGAGGAGGGCGAGCTGCTGTGCAATCAGGGCGTGGGGGTCATCGAACAGTTCGACACCCTGCTCGAGGAAGTGCGCTCGCGGCGTGGCGGCATGGCCGGAACATTGAAGATCAATGCCCCGCTGGGATTCGGCCGCCGCTATATCGCCGCGGCCGCGGCCGAGTACCAGCAACTGCATCCGGAGGTGGACGTCGTGCTGACCCTGTCGGACCAGCCGCTGACGGAGATCGGTGACCGCTTCGATGTCGGCATCCATATCGGCGAACTGGCGCTATCGAACCTGATCGCCTACAAGATCGCGCCGAACAGCCGCCTGGTGTGCGCCGCACCGGCGCTGTTGCGCCGGGTTGGCATTCCCGACGAGCCCGAGCAGCTGGCGCATCTGCCCTGCCTGGCGCTGCGCGAGAACAACGAGGACGGCACCCTGTGGCATTTCAGGCGGGGCCGGGTCGCCCGCAGCGTGCGCATCCAGCCCAAGCTGGTCTGCAACGACGGCGATGTGGTCCATCAATGGGCGCGCGAAGGGCGCGGCATCATCGTGCGTTCGGAATGGGATGTCGCGGCGGATATCGCGAGCGGCAGCCTGGTCCGCCTGCTGCCCGCATTCAAGCTGTCGGATGCGAACGTGATCGCCTTGACGCACGCCAGGAAGGGTTTGCCCCTGCGCACCCGGAGCTTCATGAAGTTTTTGCAGGAACGCTTCCAGCCGCTGCCGCCCTGGCGCAGCGCTTGA
- a CDS encoding YeeE/YedE family protein, with translation MSIDWIHFTPWTALAGGLLIGLAASGLVLLNGRIAGISGILGGLFRPAPGEVAWRVAFLAGLVGAPLVYALFSALPEARIEAGDGALVAAGLLVGLGTRYGSGCTSGHGVCGLSRLSPRSLVATASFMLAGFVTVFVLRHLIA, from the coding sequence ATGAGCATCGACTGGATTCACTTCACGCCATGGACAGCGCTGGCCGGCGGCCTGCTGATCGGCCTTGCCGCATCGGGCTTGGTCCTGCTCAACGGCAGGATCGCCGGTATCAGCGGCATCCTTGGCGGCCTGTTTCGCCCCGCGCCCGGCGAGGTCGCCTGGCGCGTCGCCTTCCTGGCCGGCCTGGTCGGGGCGCCGCTGGTCTACGCCCTGTTCTCGGCCTTGCCCGAGGCCCGCATCGAGGCCGGCGACGGCGCACTGGTCGCGGCCGGCCTGCTGGTCGGACTCGGCACCCGCTACGGTTCCGGCTGCACCAGCGGCCACGGTGTGTGCGGCCTGTCGCGCCTGTCGCCGCGCTCGCTGGTGGCGACGGCCTCTTTCATGCTTGCCGGTTTCGTGACGGTCTTCGTGCTGCGGCACCTGATCGCTTGA
- a CDS encoding DUF6691 family protein, with translation MNIVSALIVGLVFGIGLTVSGMTNPAKVQGFLDLAGNWDPSLAFVMGGAILVGLFAFRLAGKRERSLLGEAMRLPTATAIDRRLVLGSLAFGAGWGIGGFCPGPALASLATGSPKALIFTGAMLAGMLVFELLERRVVASRARTA, from the coding sequence ATGAACATCGTAAGCGCACTGATCGTCGGGCTGGTCTTCGGGATCGGCCTGACCGTCTCGGGGATGACGAATCCTGCCAAGGTCCAGGGCTTCCTCGATTTGGCCGGCAACTGGGATCCCTCGCTGGCCTTCGTCATGGGCGGCGCCATCCTGGTCGGGCTGTTCGCCTTCCGCCTTGCCGGCAAGCGCGAACGCTCGCTGCTGGGCGAAGCCATGCGCCTGCCGACCGCCACCGCGATCGACCGCCGCCTGGTGCTGGGCAGCCTCGCATTCGGCGCCGGCTGGGGCATCGGGGGCTTCTGTCCCGGTCCGGCCCTGGCCTCGCTGGCCACGGGCAGTCCGAAGGCGCTGATCTTCACCGGCGCCATGCTGGCCGGCATGCTCGTCTTCGAACTCCTGGAGCGCCGCGTCGTCGCGTCCAGGGCCCGTACCGCCTGA